The DNA sequence CTCCGACCTTCACCCGGAGTTCAAACTCCTCTCCGCGGACTGTTATCTTCCGCCGATCGCTGTGGTTAACCTCTGTCCCCCTTGCAGGGCCGTAGTAAACCCTGTCGGGTATTGATGGTCCATGGACCAGTACCCTGACTATCCCCTCAAGTTCATATATCCTGTTAAGAAGCTTCTCAGCGGTCTCTGGTTTCAGCAGCCGCTGGGGGAAGATCTTAACATCGATGAATCCTGTTTCTGACATCATGACTCCCCATTTTAACCTATAACTGGTCCTTTATCTCTGCAGCACCTTTTGCAACGTTAACTATTGGTTCTCTGAAGTAGTCTATTTCGCTGTAAACAGATCCTATGAGTCCTGATGTCTTCTCCACTGAGAACATCTGTGTCCCTGCGTCAAGGCACATTGCTGCGGCCACACATGGTAGAGCAAATCCTTTACTGTGCCTTGTAACGACGTGGTTTCCATGGAATATACCTGGTCCACCTCCACCGTAGATGGAGTGGCTGAAGAATGAGAATCCTACTGCGGTACCCATTGCCCTTCCGAAGTCCACACCTGGCAGACCTGTCTCGTA is a window from the Methanothermobacter thermautotrophicus str. Delta H genome containing:
- the mcrD gene encoding methyl-coenzyme M reductase operon protein D, whose translation is MSETGFIDVKIFPQRLLKPETAEKLLNRIYELEGIVRVLVHGPSIPDRVYYGPARGTEVNHSDRRKITVRGEEFELRVKVGEIIVGMLPETLEEKMETIEEILDEVLPCSYKVFIGAFTKKDITISDYLKYGLKFEEKIDPRVIGMVDPSSRMKDTVVNIK